The Cololabis saira isolate AMF1-May2022 chromosome 20, fColSai1.1, whole genome shotgun sequence genome includes a window with the following:
- the LOC133420073 gene encoding G-protein coupled receptor 26-like has product MDFAEILFALFIFVVAVVSLLSNLLVLLCFVHSAEIRRQVPGVFTMNLSFCNILITVLNMPATLLGIIRNQQPFGDCVCHAVSFLETFLTANTMLSMAALSIDRWIAVVFPLSYATKMRYKDALIMVCYSWLHSFTFSLTAMLFSWLDYSHVYASCTLQASEEEGGDRIKFTIFTVVFHATSFMLSLLILCFTYLKVLKVARFHCKRIDIITMQTLFLLVDIHPSVKQRCLTEQKRRKQRATKKISIFIGSFIICFAPYVITRLAELLPFVDINRHWGIISKCLTYSKAASDPFAYSLLRQQYKKVLVTVVNRLLRRDLYPSSGHNSSLDTENDYCLQRIS; this is encoded by the exons ATGGACTTTGCTGAAATCCTTTTCGCTTTGTTCATCTTCGTCGTGGCGGTCGTGTCCCTGTTGTCAAACTTGTTGGTGCTGCTATGTTTCGTCCACAGCGCCGAGATCCGCCGACAGGTGCCCGGTGTTTTCACCATGAACTTGTCCTTCTGCAACATTCTCATCACCGTGTTGAACATGCCGGCCACTTTGCTGGGGATTATCAGGAACCAGCAGCCCTTTGGAGACTGCGTGTGCCACGCGGTGAGCTTTCTGGAGACTTTCCTGACGGCCAACACCATGCTGAGCATGGCGGCGCTCAGCATCGACCGCTGGATCGCGGTGGTTTTCCCCCTCAGTTACGCCACCAAGATGCGCTACAAGGACGCGCTGATCATGGTGTGTTATTCCTGGCTGCACTCCTTCACCTTCTCCCTCACGGCCATGCTCTTCTCCTGGCTCGACTACAGCCACGTTTACGCGTCCTGCACCCTGCAGGCCAGCGAGGAGGAAGGCGGCGACAGGATTAAGTTTACCATCTTCACCGTGGTTTTCCACGCCACCAGCTTCATGCTCTCCCTGCTCATCTTGTGTTTCACGTATTTAAAAGTGCTGAAAGTCGCCAGGTTTCACTGCAAGAGGATTGACATCATCACAATGCAGACGCTTTTCCTGCTGGTCGATATACACCCAAG CGTGAAACAAAGATGTTTAACAGAGCAGAAGAGGAGAAAGCAGAGAGCCACAAAGAAGATCAGCATCTTCATAGGCTCATTTATCATCTGCTTTGCTCCTTATGTAATTACAAG GTTGGCCGAGCTTCTCCCATTTGTGGACATCAACCGTCACTGGGGAATCATCAGTAAGTGCCTCACGTACAGCAAGGCTGCGTCCGACCCCTTCGCCTACTCCCTCCTACGTCAGCAGTACAAGAAAGTCCTGGTTACCGTCGTCAACAGGCTGCTGCGCCGTGACCTCTACCCTTCATCCGGACACAACAGCTCTTTAGACACTGAGAACGACTACTGCCTCCAGAGGATCAGCTAA